A segment of the Coregonus clupeaformis isolate EN_2021a unplaced genomic scaffold, ASM2061545v1 scaf0618, whole genome shotgun sequence genome:
TGTTTAATTTTGTTTGTCTATCTATTGCTTAAACAGGTCTAAGTCAGGGCCCAGAGTTAAAGTTAAAGCAGGTCATCCAGGTGGAATCTGGGGAGGATGCAGTCCTACAGTGCTCTGTGAAGTTTGGTGAGAAATCCCCTGGTAATGTAGAGATAGAGTGGGTTGTGTTGTGGAAGCTGGACCACAATGGTGATCACGAAGATAAACCTGTGTTCCAATCCAACATAATCAATAAACAATCCTCTGATACCAGGATGCCGCCGAGCCCAAAATATCAGCTTTTTGCCAATGAGAAAGACCAAGTTGTGTCCCTGTTGGTCAAAGAAACCAAGCCTGAAGACGTGGGTCAGTATGAGTGCGTGGTGAACACTAACAGTGGAAACACAAAGTGCACCATCATGCTGAATGTCACAGGTGAGCTCAAAGCTTTTACAGTCCCTGAGTATTTCCCAGTCAGGAAAAACTCAGGTCCTTACACATAGGTTGTGAAGAAGGGACTTTGAATTCAAAACTAACACTGACCATTTACTTTTATT
Coding sequences within it:
- the LOC121551429 gene encoding uncharacterized protein LOC121551429 isoform X4, translating into MALVVRLSTLMFVLTTGTETSKSLSQGPELKLKQVIQVESGEDAVLQCSVKFGEKSPGNVEIEWVVLWKLDHNGDHEDKPVFQSNIINKQSSDTRMPPSPKYQLFANEKDQVVSLLVKETKPEDVGQYECVVNTNSGNTKCTIMLNVTDEPLTQEDSVVAEEPEDTAVPAEHDLSAMTGLFL
- the LOC121551429 gene encoding uncharacterized protein LOC121551429 isoform X1 yields the protein MALVVRLSTLMFVLTTGTETSKSLSQGPELKLKQVIQVESGEDAVLQCSVKFGEKSPGNVEIEWVVLWKLDHNGDHEDKPVFQSNIINKQSSDTRMPPSPKYQLFANEKDQVVSLLVKETKPEDVGQYECVVNTNSGNTKCTIMLNVTETALENPENPGTQKEIPKNSYMGVAAVFVVVGSLAIGLLLLKLFQAIRLRQREHPGSCSLGHTVAKRFKTLFRSLLSISCLVNTTLLSKVSAERNAEVWED
- the LOC121551429 gene encoding uncharacterized protein LOC121551429 isoform X2 — protein: MALVVRLSTLMFVLTTGTETSKSLSQGPELKLKQVIQVESGEDAVLQCSVKFGEKSPGNVEIEWVVLWKLDHNGDHEDKPVFQSNIINKQSSDTRMPPSPKYQLFANEKDQVVSLLVKETKPEDVGQYECVVNTNSGNTKCTIMLNVTETALENPENPGTQKEIPKNSYMGVAAVFVVVGSLAIGLLLLKLFQAIRLRQHEPLTQEDSVVAEEPEDTAVPAEHDLSAMTGLFL
- the LOC121551429 gene encoding uncharacterized protein LOC121551429 isoform X3, with amino-acid sequence MALVVRLSTLMFVLTTGTETSKSLSQGPELKLKQVIQVESGEDAVLQCSVKFGEKSPGNVEIEWVVLWKLDHNGDHEDKPVFQSNIINKQSSDTRMPPSPKYQLFANEKDQVVSLLVKETKPEDVGQYECVVNTNSGNTKCTIMLNVTETALENPENPGTQKEIPKNSYMDEPLTQEDSVVAEEPEDTAVPAEHDLSAMTGLFL